The DNA window tatatatatatatatatatatatatatatatatatatatatatatatatatatatatatatatatatatatatatatatatatatatatatatatatatatatatatatatatatatatatatatatatatatatatatagcggCAGTGTAGGCgaccatcaaaagtctgtaaaatacagacatgtctgtaaatctggcatcgctgcatCTACCACACCCCTCGCCGGTACTGGAAAAGCCGCCCATGACCCAACACAACCACTAGACGGCGAAAACTCCAATCCAGGCACAGTATGTGCCCTCCACCACCCCGCCCGGAGTCCCAACAATCTTCCATCAGCAGCTTACAAACACCAGCAACGGGACCCGATGGAAACCCAAGCGGACCCTCAACCGCACTCCTCCGAGCTGCGGAGAAGTTTCCCGCGACACTCCGGACTAATCCGCACCTAGCCAACCATGGCAACAAATAAAGCAGAATTAAGACAATTAAAATGTAAATACGAAATGTAATATACGATTTTTTAAGGGCGAATGACCCATCGAGGTTAAAGCTccaataaacaaaattcatattGAATTATTCCCGGTCGGATTTTTCATGTAAAGAATTTGTATAATCCCTTCTGTTTTCCGTGGTTGAGTTTATactcttagggccgatttcgTCACCCTCGCTTTGTTTAAGCCGGGCTTAATCGTgctgaacctggtttaaaagttaagcgagggtgaagaaatcggcccttaggtGTTTACACTTCATGAAAGCTGTCATGTTTGTGTATTTTCATTTCTCGTCTTTACATGAATGTAAGGTTGCAGTTCCACTGCAGTAAACGAAAAAGCCCTAGATTCCCCTATGTGTACAACTTGATGAATGCAAATCGTATGAGGGTATTGTATAGTTATTGCGGTTATCTGTTATCAGCTAAAAGAAGATTACTAGTCTATTGATTTATAGTTGCACTATCACTTGAATAGATTACCAGCAGTCTACTTTTGACCGCTGGATGATACGTGTGACTGTGCTAATCCAATATTCGACTGAACAATTATGGCTAAATTTGAACCAACGGAGCATCAACATACTCGTTTTAATCCGTTGACCGGTCAGTGGATTCTGGTTAGTCCGCATCGGATGATGCGACCGTGGTCTGGGCAAGAGGAGCAACCCCAGCGAATTGACCTTGCGGAATTTGATCCCAAAAATCCACTCTGTCCGGGTGTGACCCGAGCTAACGGAGTCGTACGTGTCCTAAACAATTATTATCGGTaagaattttaataatttaccAAATTTCAGAAAAATCCAGTTTATACTTCGACATTTGTGTTTACCAATGATTTTCCTGCATTGCTGGAGGACGTTCCTTTGCCACCAAAAAGCGATGATCCACTGTTTCAGATAAGCGGCGCTCGCGGAACATGCAAGGTGATGTGTTTTCATCCCAAATCCAACAAAACACTCCCACTGATGTCTCCAAAAGAAATTCGCTCAGTAATTGACGCATGGATAAAGGAATATAAAACACTAGGTGCCAAATACTGTTGGGTGCAGATCTTCGAGAATAAAGGAAGTAGCATGGGATGCTCAAATCCTCATCCCCATTGCCAGATTTGGGCATGCTCCTTTCTGCCAAACGAACCGCGTGTCAAGGACGAAAGGCTACGGGAATATTATCAAAACCACGGTACAGCATTGTTAGACGACTACGCAAagaaggaaatgatgaaaaatgtgagcattttataaattttaaacaaTGTTCTCTAAAATACTTCCTTTCTAGGAGCGTATTGTGATAGAAAATCCCGATTGGCTGGTCGTTGTTCCGTTCTGGGCAAGCTGGCCTTTTGAAACAATGATCATTTCACGTAACGGCAATCGACGAATTTCGGACTTGAGTCAACAACAAATCAACAACCTATCCATCGTGATCAAAGAACTAACAACCAAGTACGATAATCTGTTCCAATGTTCCTTTCCATACAGTATGGGATGGCATGGAGCACCGACAGGAGATCTATCGGCGCAGGCCGATGAGCATTGGACTTTACATGCTACATATTATCCTCCATTGCTTCGATCGGCCACAGTGCGCAAATTCATGGTCGGGTTTGAGTTACTTTGCCAGGCACAGCGAGATTTGACGGCCGAACAGGCCGCTGATAAGCTGCGCCAGCTCTGCGGAAAAAAACATTATAGCGAGCACATATAGGGCTTTCTCTATAGATTAAATTCTTATCTTATGTACTAGCAAAACCTTTACGAATCGAAATGGTAAAATAATATGTAATCTTGctacaaagaggtaaaattttcacgattttttcatactctgtcGTCTTTCCAGTGTTTGCAATTCATGTAGCAGAGAAGCTACGTTGAAACGGAGCCTGTGAAACATGGCCTCATTCATTTCAAAACTTAAAAACTCACCATCAGTTTTCTGAATATGTATAATGATTGTCGGAAGTGAAGATGACCTAAAATATTAATCAAATGGTAGCATTAGTAGTATTTTAGTAGAGAAATATGAATTTTAAAGTGTAGTCACATAGAAGAAATAAAGTATACAAATTATCAACGACTAATGTAGTGTACCTGTCCAGGAAAGAAACATTAATCCGCCAAACCATTCGCCTCGGTGGCGATCTTAGATTTCGCATTTCTCGGTAACTGAAGCTTAGCGAGTCGCAATGCTGGTGCAAGACTCGAACGATATCTTCGGTGCATTCATCACGAAATCGAAGTTCCTTAAGTGATTCTCTCAGTTCGTCGTCCTTTACTATACCTTTTGGGTAACGTAAATATAGCTGTATCAGCTGTAATATCGCagaaaaaagttcacaaaaGTGTTCTGGAACATCGTGATTAGCTGCTTGCAACTTTTTAACTGCCCGGTCTAGCGTTTCTTTGGAGCAGGACTTCGTCTCAATGTAGTGAACACATACTGAACATTTAACAAAATTCAATCTCATTAGATTCTATACACACGGTAAGAACCGAACAACTTACTTTGAATAATAGCTCGCAAAACAATGGTTGATTCTAACTCtggcacatatttttgataatttttataaatttttatcaatgtatatttaaaattagATGACATCTTTGCAGATACATAAATATATTTGTTTACGCtacaattataaaaattggcCTGATAGCGAAACTTCAGTCTAATGCCTTGCTAAATAGGTGAATACAAATGCAAAATAATCACTACTTTTAATAAAATCCATTATTAACGATTGAATATAGTTGCTGATAACCATAGCTGATGACATAAACAAAATGTCAAACATAAACTTCAATCATCATCAGAATGAAcacatgagttcattcgtgaaATCATCTTGTAGCATATTTTGGCAGTCACATTATGTCCATTACGTGCATTATGTACATACTAGGCAGGCGGATTAGTGCATTAAATTTTAGTGTGAACCATTGTAAACCTTATTTCTTAATTTATATTCATCAATACAACGTAAGATTTTCTGACAATTTCGGAAAAAAACTTATCGACAATGTGGGTAaatgaattatattttttgtaggcAAATGATCAACTTTTTGAGCCACAAACTACAACCAAATGTACATACCGATGCAGTCGAGGATGATTGTCATCCGGTTGGGAACCTTATTTCTAGCAATCAACGAGAGTTAGATCGAGGATTCATGGCATATTCGGTAACGAAACCTCCTGTGGAGATAATTTTTAAGCTCTTCTGTCCGATAGctgttaaaaatattaaaatctgGCCGCAAATAGGAGCCTTAAAAAGTACATCCGTTGAGATCTATGCACAAAACAAAAGAGGTGCTTTTGACAAACTTGGTTACGGAGAATCCCAGCACGCCGAAGTGATGGAATTTGCAGATACTAGAATCGAAACATGCACTAGTCCAGACACTTCACGAGGCGAACGATTTGTATTATTTCCTACCATGAAACATTTGATTTCAAATAGTTCTGTGTTTAAGATAATTATACGGAAGACAGCTAAGTGTGCTCCCGTTCTTCGCAAGATCGAAATATGGGGTGAACCATCACGGAGCTGCTCAGAGACGATTAAAAGTGAAGTACATCAAATGTGGTATGAACGTAATGAGGTATCTAAAAATGACTCTATGCCACCATCGGAGAAAATTGTTACAGAAACAACCATCACTGACGTACCAGAAGAGTTTCTAGATGAACTTACTTGTGACATTATGACTATTCCCATGATACTTCCTTCGGGTAAGGTAGTAGATCAATACACTATAGAGAAGCATAATGCCCAGGAAGAGAAATGGGGTAGACAACCTTCAGATCCTTTTACAGGACTGCTTTATAACGCTATGAGAAAACCGATGTTCAGCGCAGCGCTTAAAGCGCGCATTGACAATTTTATAATTAAACATGCGAATTCCGACAAGTTTCAGTATGTGCCTCGCACTGTTGGCTCCAACTTACAGAAACTCAACAACAGTCATTTACATCCCATATCTAAAAGACAAAAATTGAACACCGAGCCAGCCATCTTAAATCTATCCTGTACGACATTGGAAGCCGCAGTTCGGAAAGCTCTTGCTACAACAACGAGATACACACTACCCCCAACAACTGCCAATGAACCGAGTGAGGTCTGTCGCAATTGCATGCGGGAATCGGAATGCCTCTATCAAATCAATTCGTGCAAACATATTATTTGTCGGAACTGCTTGAAGAGTCAAGCTCCTAGCTCTACTATTATTATTTGTACTTGTGGTGTTGAATTCGAAAAACGATTTGTTGAAAGATACCATTCGCGGTAAAAATAAACTTACGATAAGGAAAACGCATAAATGTAGTACAGAGTATTTTGCGAAGGTTGAGAAAACTTTGGAGTAGCATAGCTTTAGTCATTTGGTGGAGTCATCAACGGATGTTGTTCGTAATCTAACACCTTGGTAATATGcgttgattttgaaatattgaacgtgtaagggccgcttaagaaaaattgtgttcagctttgccaccagattatccatttcaACCATTTCAAAACtccaaaagaagaatatcagtcgatttattagatcatcacgattcaattcatgcgaAATACCTGCTGggaaaaccatcggcttagctgaatggtgcttttgaaaaagttgctgtggttttttcattgcgcagttgtgttgcgtaccccaacacgatgtggtagtgtgacaaaaaatcacagccactttttcaaaagcaccatttagcgaaaccgatagtttttccagcagcaattttgtatgatttgaatcgttgtgatctaataaatcggctgatattcttcttttagagttttgaaaatgtttaaatggataatccggtggcaaagctgaacacaatttttcctacccatactacccagcgttcaaatctaacacatgctcaaaaaggtaacttgaaccttaagcaAAAAACTTCATTGAAAATTACCAGCTCTACGCAGGATATTTTTTAACTCTATctttttttctaaactttttAAGGTGGCGCCAGGGTAAATAGGCAGCTCTCTATTGCGCCTCACCGACTGTAAACATGTATGTTCATTTTTAGCATATATACACACCGTTCATTTCAGCATAAATATTCACTAGATTATTTTTTAATGCAAACGCCGATAAGAGAGAGAACCCTGTCCGTGCGAGTGTTGTTTTTGTGCAACGTATACAAAATCGAGCCATTGAATGTTTTTGATATTCCTCGTCAGTCTTTACTTTCACTTCCTACTAGATGGAAGTATAGTGGATTGTAGTCTAGCAGATCGTTTAGTTGTGATTAACAAAAACTGCTTTACAGCCGGCAACAATGACTAACTTAGAATTTCTGAAGGATAGACTAGCTAAAAGCGGCCAGGAGCATTTACTGAAATATTGGGACGAGCTCAATGATTGTGAAAGGCGACTTTTGATCGAAGATATAGAGGAACTGAATTTAGATGAAGTGAATGAATTTTTCAAACGTGCCACATCGTCACTTGAGGAGGGTAGTGCGAAACTGGATGATAAAATGAAACCAGTGTGTGAGGACAAATTCCTGTCCACTTCCAGGGAGAGCATCACACAACTGAATCGATATAGCGATGAAGGATTACAGCAAATTTCTTTGGGGAAAGTCGGTGTCCTTTTAATGGCAGGTGGCCAGGGTACACGGTTGGGATTTTCTCACCCAAAAGGAATGTTTAATATAGGGCTACCTTCGAATAAATCTTTGTTTCGCGTGCAAGCTGAAAGAATCTTGAAATTGCAACGATTATCTAGCGAGTTGACAGGTAGAAGTGGGCGTATCACCTGGTACATTATGACCAGCGAACAAACTATGGATCCTACCAGGAAGTACTTCGAGCAGAATAACTACTTCGGACTCGATGCAGAAGATGTGCTTATGTTTGAACAAGGTAGCCTGCCATGCTATGATTTAAATGGCAGAATCTTGCTGGATCAGAAACATCGTATTGCGAAAGCTCCTGATGGCAATGGAGGCTTGTACCGAGCACTACGAGATCGTGGTATTCTAGATAATATGAATAGGCGTGGAGTGCTCTACCTGCATGCTCATAGCGTTGATAATATTTTGATAAAAGTTGCTGATCCCGTCTTTATTGGGTATTGTGTCAGCCAAAAAGCGGATTGTGCCGcgaaagttgtagaaaaatctcATCCAAACGAAGCAGTTGGAGTTGTCTGTCAAGTTGATGGGAAATATCAAGTTGTAGAGTACAGTGAAATTACACAGAAAACAGCCGAGCTTCAACAACCTGACGGGCGGTTGATTTTCAACGCGGGCAACATTTGCAATCACTTTTTTACAGCTGACTTCTTGCGCAGAATCGGTACAACGTTCGAAAGAGAGCTAAAATTGCACGTTGCTAAGAAAAAGATTCCGTTTGTGAATGCTGCTGGAATCCGCTGTACACCTGATCAACCGAATGGTATAAAGATTGAAAAGTTC is part of the Topomyia yanbarensis strain Yona2022 chromosome 1, ASM3024719v1, whole genome shotgun sequence genome and encodes:
- the LOC131676691 gene encoding probable galactose-1-phosphate uridylyltransferase yields the protein MAKFEPTEHQHTRFNPLTGQWILVSPHRMMRPWSGQEEQPQRIDLAEFDPKNPLCPGVTRANGVKNPVYTSTFVFTNDFPALLEDVPLPPKSDDPLFQISGARGTCKVMCFHPKSNKTLPLMSPKEIRSVIDAWIKEYKTLGAKYCWVQIFENKGSSMGCSNPHPHCQIWACSFLPNEPRVKDERLREYYQNHGTALLDDYAKKEMMKNERIVIENPDWLVVVPFWASWPFETMIISRNGNRRISDLSQQQINNLSIVIKELTTKYDNLFQCSFPYSMGWHGAPTGDLSAQADEHWTLHATYYPPLLRSATVRKFMVGFELLCQAQRDLTAEQAADKLRQLCGKKHYSEHI
- the LOC131676702 gene encoding COMM domain-containing protein 5 produces the protein MSSNFKYTLIKIYKNYQKYVPELESTIVLRAIIQICVHYIETKSCSKETLDRAVKKLQAANHDVPEHFCELFSAILQLIQLYLRYPKGIVKDDELRESLKELRFRDECTEDIVRVLHQHCDSLSFSYREMRNLRSPPRRMVWRINVSFLDRSSSLPTIIIHIQKTDGEFLSFEMNEAMFHRLRFNVASLLHELQTLERRQSMKKS
- the LOC131676683 gene encoding RING finger protein 37 gives rise to the protein MINFLSHKLQPNVHTDAVEDDCHPVGNLISSNQRELDRGFMAYSVTKPPVEIIFKLFCPIAVKNIKIWPQIGALKSTSVEIYAQNKRGAFDKLGYGESQHAEVMEFADTRIETCTSPDTSRGERFVLFPTMKHLISNSSVFKIIIRKTAKCAPVLRKIEIWGEPSRSCSETIKSEVHQMWYERNEVSKNDSMPPSEKIVTETTITDVPEEFLDELTCDIMTIPMILPSGKVVDQYTIEKHNAQEEKWGRQPSDPFTGLLYNAMRKPMFSAALKARIDNFIIKHANSDKFQYVPRTVGSNLQKLNNSHLHPISKRQKLNTEPAILNLSCTTLEAAVRKALATTTRYTLPPTTANEPSEVCRNCMRESECLYQINSCKHIICRNCLKSQAPSSTIIICTCGVEFEKRFVERYHSR
- the LOC131676678 gene encoding UDP-N-acetylhexosamine pyrophosphorylase gives rise to the protein MTNLEFLKDRLAKSGQEHLLKYWDELNDCERRLLIEDIEELNLDEVNEFFKRATSSLEEGSAKLDDKMKPVCEDKFLSTSRESITQLNRYSDEGLQQISLGKVGVLLMAGGQGTRLGFSHPKGMFNIGLPSNKSLFRVQAERILKLQRLSSELTGRSGRITWYIMTSEQTMDPTRKYFEQNNYFGLDAEDVLMFEQGSLPCYDLNGRILLDQKHRIAKAPDGNGGLYRALRDRGILDNMNRRGVLYLHAHSVDNILIKVADPVFIGYCVSQKADCAAKVVEKSHPNEAVGVVCQVDGKYQVVEYSEITQKTAELQQPDGRLIFNAGNICNHFFTADFLRRIGTTFERELKLHVAKKKIPFVNAAGIRCTPDQPNGIKIEKFVFDVFEFAEHFVTVEVPRDEEFSALKNADTAGKDCASTARTDIYRLHKKYIEAAGGSVNGLECEISPLVSYAGEGLQILVDGKHFVSPVHLMAEEEIS